In Deinococcus aquiradiocola, one genomic interval encodes:
- a CDS encoding MazG family protein → MVDLLGTMRRLRAPDGCPWDREQTHETLRPYLLEEAAEAADAITAGNLPELAGELGDVLLQVAFHSVIAEEAGHFTYADVERGIVEKLERRHPHVFGDVQVSGSDEVASNWQAIKAQERGGRDRTLTERIPSALGALAREAQAQRLLQRERPGGAPQAAGQGDVGAVREALRDADGEAGVARLLSAVVAFARAQGVDPELALRAHTARTLQAAEANP, encoded by the coding sequence ATGGTTGACCTGTTAGGCACGATGCGCCGTCTGCGCGCCCCGGACGGCTGCCCCTGGGACCGGGAGCAGACGCACGAAACGCTCCGCCCGTACCTGCTGGAGGAGGCGGCCGAAGCGGCGGACGCCATCACGGCCGGGAACCTGCCGGAACTCGCCGGGGAGCTGGGCGACGTGCTGCTGCAGGTGGCGTTTCACAGCGTGATCGCGGAGGAGGCCGGGCACTTCACGTACGCGGACGTGGAGCGCGGCATCGTCGAGAAGCTCGAGCGGCGTCACCCGCACGTGTTCGGGGACGTGCAGGTGAGCGGCAGTGACGAGGTGGCGAGCAACTGGCAGGCCATCAAGGCGCAGGAGCGCGGCGGGCGGGACCGCACCCTGACGGAACGGATTCCCTCGGCGCTGGGCGCACTGGCGCGCGAAGCGCAGGCGCAGCGGCTCCTGCAGCGCGAACGGCCCGGCGGCGCGCCGCAGGCTGCAGGGCAGGGTGACGTGGGCGCGGTGCGGGAGGCCCTGCGGGACGCGGACGGCGAGGCGGGCGTGGCGCGCCTTCTGTCGGCCGTCGTGGCGTTCGCCCGCGCGCAGGGCGTGGACCCGGAACTGGCCCTGCGCGCCCACACGGCCCGCACCCTGCAGGCCGCGGAGGCGAACCCTTGA
- a CDS encoding NUDIX hydrolase encodes MTEPDLLDDPFGLWLSGRTRQGLHLPDFRRAAVLVGLTLEPDPRVLLTVRSTALPTHKGQISFPGGSLEADETTVQAALREAHEEVGLDPAGVQVLGELDDVFTPFRFHVTPVLARLPAELQLSPGDEVAELLLPRLSELRAAVPTTQERVSPLGDMITIYHYPWRGHDIWGMTARVLREVLESGVQ; translated from the coding sequence TTGACGGAACCGGACCTGCTCGACGATCCCTTCGGCCTGTGGCTGAGCGGCCGCACCCGGCAGGGTCTGCACCTGCCGGACTTCCGGCGCGCGGCCGTGCTGGTGGGCCTGACGCTGGAACCGGACCCGCGCGTGCTGCTCACCGTGCGCTCCACGGCCCTCCCCACCCACAAGGGACAGATCAGCTTTCCCGGCGGGAGCCTGGAGGCGGACGAGACGACCGTGCAGGCCGCGCTGCGCGAGGCGCACGAGGAGGTGGGCCTCGACCCGGCCGGCGTGCAGGTGCTCGGCGAGCTGGACGACGTGTTCACGCCGTTCCGATTTCACGTGACGCCCGTCCTGGCGCGCCTCCCGGCAGAACTGCAGCTCAGTCCGGGCGACGAGGTGGCGGAACTGCTGCTGCCGCGCCTGTCGGAACTGCGGGCGGCCGTTCCCACCACGCAGGAGCGCGTCTCGCCGCTGGGCGACATGATCACCATCTACCACTACCCGTGGCGCGGGCACGACATCTGGGGCATGACGGCCCGCGTGCTGCGCGAGGTGCTGGAGAGCGGCGTGCAGTGA
- the folE gene encoding GTP cyclohydrolase I FolE produces MPIPKTNDTVNPAADGSGLAELTHSWLERIGEDPAREGLLKTPQRVEKAWGFLTGGYRQTLQEVAGDAVFAAEGSEMVVVKDIEFYSMCEHHMLPFYGRAHIGYIPSGQILGLSKFARITDLYARRLQVQERLTTQIAEAVQELLNPVGVAVVLEGVHLCMAMRGVEKQNSSTTTSAMRGLFKEDSRTRAEFMSNIQSHFTAR; encoded by the coding sequence ATGCCGATACCCAAGACAAACGACACCGTGAACCCCGCCGCCGACGGCAGCGGTCTCGCCGAACTGACGCACAGCTGGCTGGAACGCATCGGGGAGGACCCCGCCCGCGAGGGCCTCCTCAAGACCCCGCAGCGCGTCGAGAAGGCCTGGGGCTTCCTGACGGGCGGTTACCGCCAGACCCTGCAGGAGGTCGCCGGGGACGCCGTGTTCGCCGCCGAGGGCAGCGAGATGGTCGTCGTGAAGGACATCGAGTTCTACAGCATGTGCGAGCACCACATGCTGCCCTTCTACGGCCGCGCGCACATCGGGTACATTCCCAGCGGGCAGATCCTCGGGCTGTCGAAGTTCGCACGGATCACGGACCTGTACGCGCGCCGCCTGCAGGTGCAGGAGCGCCTCACCACGCAGATCGCGGAGGCCGTGCAGGAACTCCTGAACCCCGTCGGTGTGGCCGTCGTGCTGGAAGGCGTGCACCTGTGCATGGCGATGCGCGGCGTGGAGAAGCAGAACTCCAGCACCACCACCAGCGCCATGCGCGGCCTGTTCAAGGAGGACTCCCGCACCCGCGCGGAGTTCATGAGCAACATCCAGAGTCACTTCACGGCCCGCTGA
- a CDS encoding adenylosuccinate synthase codes for MPGIAIIGAQWGDEGKGKITDFLAPGAEYVVRYQGGANAGHTVTAKGQTFKLNLLPSGVLHPGTVSILGDGMVIDPMKFMEERRNLLAAGLEPDLRISDRAHLVLPHHKYVDGRKDFVGTTGRGIGPAYADRARRVGIRFGDLLDEQVLAERVERLLEAKPNSTRDAGWTDAEAALKDLAPIREALSPFVYDTGAQLRQAVREGRNVLFEGAQATLLDLNYGTYPFVTSSHPTVGGILVGTGVSHKALNKVYGVAKAFNTRVGHGPFLTEVSGEMELRLRGDGSQPWDEYGTTTGRARRVGWLDLELLRYAVEVNGLDGLVINKMDVLAGLDTVPVCTHYDADGQPVYRQMKGWSTTDGATSRATLPAEAQAYLDLIEETVNCKVVIFSCGPAREQTYGQVDWSV; via the coding sequence ATGCCGGGAATCGCAATTATCGGAGCGCAGTGGGGAGACGAGGGCAAGGGCAAGATCACCGACTTTCTCGCCCCGGGAGCGGAGTACGTCGTGCGGTACCAGGGCGGCGCGAACGCCGGTCACACCGTCACCGCCAAAGGCCAGACCTTCAAGCTGAACCTGCTGCCCAGCGGCGTGCTGCACCCCGGCACGGTCAGCATCCTGGGAGACGGCATGGTCATCGACCCCATGAAGTTCATGGAGGAGCGCCGCAACCTGCTGGCTGCCGGGCTGGAACCGGACCTGCGCATCAGTGACCGCGCGCACCTCGTGCTGCCGCACCACAAGTACGTGGACGGCCGCAAGGACTTCGTGGGCACCACCGGGCGCGGCATCGGCCCCGCGTACGCCGACCGTGCCCGCCGCGTCGGCATCCGTTTCGGGGACCTGCTGGACGAGCAGGTGCTCGCCGAGCGCGTCGAACGCCTGCTGGAAGCCAAGCCGAACAGCACCCGCGACGCGGGCTGGACGGACGCGGAGGCGGCCCTGAAGGACCTCGCGCCGATCCGCGAGGCGCTCTCGCCCTTCGTGTACGACACCGGCGCGCAGCTGCGCCAGGCGGTCCGCGAGGGCCGCAACGTGCTCTTTGAGGGCGCGCAGGCGACCCTGCTCGACCTGAACTACGGCACGTACCCCTTCGTGACGAGCAGCCACCCTACCGTGGGCGGCATCCTGGTCGGCACGGGCGTCAGCCACAAGGCCCTCAACAAGGTGTACGGCGTCGCCAAGGCCTTCAACACCCGTGTCGGCCACGGCCCCTTCCTGACCGAGGTGTCCGGCGAGATGGAACTCCGCCTGCGCGGTGACGGCTCTCAGCCCTGGGACGAGTACGGCACCACCACCGGCCGCGCGCGCCGCGTCGGCTGGCTGGACCTCGAACTGCTGCGCTACGCGGTGGAAGTCAACGGCCTGGACGGCCTCGTCATCAACAAGATGGACGTCCTCGCGGGCCTGGACACCGTGCCCGTCTGCACGCACTACGACGCGGACGGCCAGCCCGTGTACCGCCAGATGAAAGGCTGGAGCACCACCGACGGCGCCACCAGCCGCGCCACCCTGCCCGCCGAAGCGCAGGCGTACCTCGACCTGATCGAGGAGACCGTGAACTGCAAGGTCGTGATCTTCTCGTGCGGCCCGGCCCGCGAGCAGACGTACGGCCAGGTGGACTGGAGCGTCTGA
- a CDS encoding E3 binding domain-containing protein has translation MDSISPLAKILAEANGIDWRSIQGSGADGSVVEQDILNYLSRVMSGDEEPPATPVDEAPPGWTGEMPPMPVNPSGLQALSAAGVESDITDFVAQQAQAVQAHVPEAQVTAPLSAFSGGTAAEPAPPVQVPPVSPSPVAPAWSAPAVPEITPAAQAQSMDAEVQPVPAPAAPEVSVEYAPTVDADVDDDLEFELDDADGETEGEDIVGDELELSDPEPVAATAYSEPAHVAPLTAYDPAPAYDPSPVDPEDSFLRADDLAVEEEAQPTVPATQEPAPTYAWTAQPAAQAEPAYTEPAHSEPVFAQPAVQESVAAAPVAAQFSTPEPVTETPVQLPTPEVAPAAQVAPAAPETPATGGGFGLGGFLSRLYGNRSSQPESVQPEPVQTEVVQPEPVTEPEPVFIPEPAVDEVAADSEPAVPEQVLGEAMAEQLPHVPDSPVAAPLVADQWREDVQAETSPEHTEAVADTADTDLRPLPTDEVIPEASTLLGHHHEVPQEAPPAHEVPQEASPAHAPESDSDTVSTPAAAGLAVAGLAAAGLGAAAAHHATEPAQAAAVQPEPVHTEPVHAETAQAEQTEPAAHSGPVVPAAAPAAALGQTSVLRLNVDVAALETARAQLSEALFREVPLSLLVARAAARSASTLGLDGPVALGTHAGQALAADLSGDFRASLDDLKRHSDAHAALLVLDAAELGLDELHRGDLSLSVGRTSTQGAALSLRGELDPARGAQFLHEVAGLLGTPIRLLF, from the coding sequence ATGGACTCAATCTCACCGCTGGCCAAGATCCTGGCCGAAGCGAACGGTATCGACTGGCGCAGCATCCAAGGTTCGGGTGCTGACGGCAGCGTCGTCGAGCAGGACATCCTGAATTACCTGTCGCGGGTGATGAGTGGTGACGAGGAACCCCCCGCCACCCCGGTGGACGAGGCGCCGCCCGGCTGGACCGGCGAGATGCCGCCCATGCCCGTCAACCCCTCGGGCCTGCAGGCGCTGAGCGCCGCGGGCGTCGAGTCCGACATCACGGACTTCGTGGCGCAGCAGGCGCAGGCCGTGCAGGCGCACGTGCCGGAGGCGCAGGTGACTGCGCCGCTCAGCGCGTTCTCCGGCGGAACGGCTGCCGAGCCCGCCCCCCCCGTTCAGGTCCCCCCGGTGAGCCCGTCGCCCGTCGCGCCCGCCTGGAGTGCGCCCGCCGTGCCGGAAATCACCCCGGCCGCCCAGGCGCAGTCCATGGACGCCGAAGTGCAGCCCGTCCCGGCGCCTGCCGCGCCCGAGGTGTCGGTCGAGTACGCGCCCACCGTGGACGCCGACGTTGACGACGACCTGGAATTCGAACTCGATGACGCCGACGGCGAGACCGAAGGCGAGGACATCGTTGGGGACGAGCTGGAACTCTCCGATCCCGAGCCGGTCGCGGCGACCGCGTACAGTGAGCCCGCTCATGTCGCGCCGCTGACCGCGTACGATCCCGCGCCCGCCTACGACCCGAGCCCCGTCGACCCGGAAGACTCCTTCCTGCGCGCCGACGACCTCGCGGTCGAGGAAGAGGCGCAGCCGACCGTGCCCGCCACGCAGGAGCCCGCCCCGACTTACGCGTGGACGGCCCAGCCCGCCGCACAGGCCGAACCGGCGTACACGGAACCGGCCCACAGCGAGCCGGTCTTCGCTCAGCCCGCCGTGCAGGAGTCTGTGGCCGCCGCACCGGTCGCCGCTCAATTCAGCACGCCTGAGCCTGTCACCGAAACGCCCGTGCAGCTGCCGACCCCCGAGGTCGCGCCTGCCGCCCAGGTGGCCCCGGCCGCGCCCGAGACGCCCGCGACGGGTGGCGGCTTCGGCCTGGGCGGCTTCCTGTCCCGCCTGTACGGCAACCGCTCCTCCCAGCCGGAATCTGTCCAGCCGGAACCCGTTCAGACCGAAGTCGTGCAGCCTGAGCCGGTGACCGAGCCGGAACCCGTCTTTATCCCCGAGCCCGCCGTGGACGAGGTGGCCGCCGACAGTGAGCCCGCCGTGCCGGAGCAGGTGCTGGGCGAGGCCATGGCGGAACAGCTGCCGCACGTGCCGGACTCCCCGGTGGCTGCGCCGCTCGTCGCGGACCAGTGGCGCGAGGACGTGCAGGCTGAGACCAGCCCCGAGCACACCGAAGCGGTCGCCGACACGGCCGACACCGACCTGCGCCCCCTGCCGACCGACGAGGTGATCCCCGAAGCATCCACCCTGCTCGGCCATCACCACGAGGTCCCGCAGGAAGCGCCCCCGGCGCACGAGGTCCCGCAGGAAGCGTCCCCGGCGCACGCACCCGAGAGCGACAGCGACACGGTGTCCACTCCTGCCGCTGCCGGACTGGCCGTCGCCGGGCTCGCTGCCGCTGGCCTGGGTGCCGCTGCCGCGCACCACGCGACGGAACCTGCCCAGGCGGCTGCCGTGCAGCCTGAACCCGTCCATACCGAACCCGTGCACGCCGAAACGGCCCAGGCCGAGCAGACCGAACCCGCCGCCCACAGCGGGCCGGTCGTGCCCGCCGCTGCCCCGGCCGCCGCCCTCGGGCAGACCAGCGTGCTGCGCCTGAACGTGGACGTCGCCGCGCTCGAAACGGCCCGCGCCCAGCTCTCCGAAGCGCTGTTCCGCGAGGTGCCGCTCAGCCTGCTCGTGGCCCGCGCGGCCGCCCGCAGCGCCAGCACCCTCGGCCTGGACGGCCCCGTCGCGCTCGGCACGCACGCCGGGCAGGCGCTCGCCGCCGACCTGAGCGGCGACTTCCGCGCCTCCCTCGACGACCTCAAGCGCCACAGCGACGCGCACGCGGCCCTGCTGGTGCTGGACGCCGCCGAACTGGGCCTCGACGAACTGCACCGCGGCGACCTGAGCCTCAGCGTGGGCCGCACGTCCACGCAGGGCGCCGCACTCAGCCTGCGCGGCGAACTCGACCCGGCACGCGGCGCGCAGTTCCTGCACGAGGTTGCGGGCCTGCTCGGCACGCCCATCCGCCTGCTGTTCTGA
- a CDS encoding Glu/Leu/Phe/Val dehydrogenase family protein, whose product MLIFEEMQARGHEQLTVLQHAPSGLRAVVAVHSTVLGPAIAGCRLRPYDEERALRDALAMSESITLKAALAGLNYGGGACVLMAPENGAEEGHLREALFRSLGRQVRGLGDRVVLTEDAGVTGQDIAFVAQETTSTLGMHTDTPTVTAYGVYRGLKAAARTVLGSESLRGVRVAVLGVGSLGAALCGHLYREGARLTIADTRPGRAQALAEELGDNVAVVPADELLDTPCDVLSPCGFGHSIKFADVERLQCRMIAGGEHHPLSRRGEQAVKEAGIAYVPDYAINAAGLIAVATGISAEAAAERVYQTVSQISVLAQQNNKPIHSVARRLAERRLELIGSLARPL is encoded by the coding sequence ATGTTGATCTTTGAGGAAATGCAGGCGCGGGGCCACGAGCAGCTCACCGTGCTCCAGCACGCGCCCAGCGGGTTGCGGGCCGTGGTGGCCGTCCATTCCACGGTGCTCGGCCCGGCCATCGCCGGGTGCCGACTGCGTCCCTACGACGAGGAACGCGCGCTGCGCGACGCGCTCGCCATGAGCGAGAGCATCACCCTGAAAGCCGCCCTCGCCGGACTGAACTACGGCGGCGGGGCCTGCGTGCTGATGGCGCCCGAGAACGGCGCCGAGGAAGGCCACCTGCGCGAGGCGCTGTTCCGTTCGCTGGGCCGCCAGGTGCGCGGCCTGGGTGACCGGGTCGTGCTGACCGAGGACGCGGGCGTGACCGGTCAGGACATCGCCTTCGTGGCGCAGGAGACGACCTCCACGCTCGGCATGCACACCGACACCCCCACCGTGACCGCGTACGGCGTGTACCGGGGCCTGAAGGCCGCGGCGCGCACCGTGCTGGGCAGCGAGAGCCTGCGCGGCGTGCGGGTCGCGGTGCTGGGCGTCGGGTCGCTCGGCGCGGCGCTGTGCGGGCACCTGTACCGCGAGGGCGCGCGCCTCACCATCGCGGACACCCGGCCGGGGCGGGCGCAGGCGCTGGCGGAGGAGCTCGGCGACAACGTCGCGGTCGTCCCGGCCGACGAGCTGCTCGACACGCCCTGCGACGTGCTGTCCCCGTGCGGGTTCGGGCACAGCATCAAGTTCGCGGACGTGGAGCGCCTGCAGTGCCGCATGATCGCGGGCGGCGAGCACCACCCGCTCTCGCGGCGCGGCGAGCAGGCCGTCAAGGAGGCCGGCATCGCGTACGTGCCGGACTACGCCATCAACGCGGCGGGCCTGATCGCCGTCGCGACCGGCATCAGTGCCGAGGCGGCCGCCGAACGCGTGTACCAGACGGTGTCGCAGATCAGCGTGCTGGCCCAGCAGAACAACAAACCCATTCATTCGGTGGCGCGCAGGCTCGCCGAGCGGCGCCTGGAACTGATCGGGTCGCTCGCCCGGCCGCTCTGA
- the udk gene encoding uridine kinase: MPFVIGVAGGSGSGKTTVTRRVIETVGTEGVAVLVQDNYYRDQSDIPFDVRTKTNYDHPAAFDWELLQEHLEALLAGVPIEMPSYDFTNHTRAPETLTVLPAPVVVIEGFFTLYEKAIRQHMHLKVFVDADADVRFIRRFQRDTQERGRTPESVIRQYLDFVRPMHLQFVEPTKRYADVIIPHGGLNEPALDMLAARIRSTV, from the coding sequence ATGCCGTTCGTGATCGGCGTGGCGGGGGGGTCCGGCAGCGGCAAGACCACCGTGACGCGCCGCGTCATCGAGACGGTCGGCACCGAGGGCGTCGCCGTGCTGGTGCAGGACAACTACTACCGCGACCAGTCGGACATCCCCTTCGACGTGCGCACCAAGACCAACTACGACCACCCGGCCGCCTTCGACTGGGAACTGCTGCAGGAGCACCTCGAAGCGCTGCTGGCCGGCGTCCCGATCGAGATGCCCAGCTACGACTTCACGAACCACACGCGCGCCCCGGAGACGCTGACGGTGCTGCCCGCGCCGGTCGTGGTGATCGAGGGGTTCTTCACGCTGTACGAGAAGGCCATCCGGCAGCACATGCACCTGAAGGTCTTCGTGGACGCCGACGCCGACGTGCGCTTCATCCGGCGCTTCCAGCGCGACACGCAGGAGCGCGGCCGGACGCCCGAGAGCGTCATCCGGCAGTACCTGGACTTCGTGCGGCCCATGCACCTGCAGTTCGTGGAGCCCACCAAACGGTACGCGGACGTCATCATTCCGCACGGCGGCCTGAACGAACCGGCGCTCGACATGCTCGCCGCCCGCATCCGCAGCACCGTCTGA
- a CDS encoding DUF5693 family protein, protein MTPTTPPASRNPLLPTPNRHPLTPVLLLLIALSLIPALILAFTRVQFEQAQKTVSIVMDYSSLSAQANLNGQTPLGLLGQYRALGVNGVAVYEDTVGSKVARGELYLKPGSELAVENPGANVNTQLTYTRDLKPGTTAALKARFNLKFTDVTVGGQRWTAWPTDISFLPAGPNTTLISALKAQGYVVVYRPYDSPVVKVPGSDWPDVPFLAFNDTEVIGARDPELMRQVRARLGNRVPAIIEFTPQKGLDQLIAGGKAVRLFSISAAWQDLLTPPEVSSKFVLAARERSHKLLYTRPFKTVNDTTTFLKDLKTGLDKWGIRVGTPVAAAYEPNLLLKWLCIVGPLAAILLIGLSYPLTRVGLGVAVIGLLIALGLNGGQPFPGFALVAAISFPALGLVMRRDRVTDWFVATGFSLAGVLFVSALGANRDSMLGLDPFKGVGLTLLFPILLVALSFLPRQDIRKTVYQIYTAPIKLGDIIVMVLGAAAFALVFLRRGNATGVGVSDAEAKVRQSLQDSIIRPRFKELAGHPLLLLGLSGILPGYFTLLMLLGGVIGQASILNTFSHFHTPLLISFQRAFIGLGAGLVLGYVALYAVKFAMRLWQGRGDWLRSGTLN, encoded by the coding sequence GTGACCCCAACCACCCCGCCCGCCAGCCGCAACCCGCTGCTGCCCACCCCGAACCGCCACCCGCTCACGCCGGTGCTGCTGCTGCTCATCGCGCTGTCGCTGATCCCGGCGCTGATCCTGGCCTTCACGCGCGTCCAGTTCGAGCAGGCGCAGAAGACCGTGTCCATCGTGATGGACTACTCGTCACTGTCAGCGCAGGCGAACCTGAACGGCCAGACGCCGCTCGGCCTGCTCGGCCAGTACCGTGCGCTCGGCGTGAACGGCGTGGCCGTGTACGAGGACACCGTGGGCAGCAAGGTCGCGCGCGGCGAACTGTACCTCAAGCCGGGCAGCGAACTGGCCGTCGAGAACCCCGGCGCGAACGTCAACACGCAGCTCACGTACACCCGTGACCTGAAGCCCGGCACGACCGCCGCCCTCAAGGCGCGCTTCAACCTGAAGTTCACGGACGTCACCGTGGGCGGGCAGAGGTGGACGGCGTGGCCGACCGACATCAGCTTCCTGCCCGCCGGTCCGAACACCACCCTGATCAGCGCCCTGAAGGCCCAGGGGTACGTGGTCGTGTACCGTCCCTACGACAGTCCCGTCGTGAAGGTGCCGGGCAGCGACTGGCCGGACGTGCCGTTCCTGGCGTTCAACGACACCGAAGTGATCGGCGCGCGCGACCCGGAACTCATGCGTCAGGTCCGGGCGCGCCTCGGGAACCGCGTTCCCGCCATCATCGAGTTCACGCCGCAGAAGGGCCTCGACCAGCTCATCGCGGGCGGGAAGGCCGTGCGGCTCTTCTCGATCAGCGCCGCGTGGCAGGACCTGCTCACGCCGCCCGAGGTGAGCAGCAAGTTCGTGCTCGCCGCGCGTGAACGCAGCCACAAGCTGCTGTACACCCGGCCCTTCAAGACCGTGAACGACACGACCACCTTCCTGAAGGACCTGAAGACCGGCCTGGACAAGTGGGGCATCCGGGTCGGGACGCCCGTCGCTGCCGCGTACGAGCCGAACCTCCTGCTGAAGTGGCTGTGCATCGTCGGGCCGCTCGCCGCGATCCTGCTGATCGGCCTGAGCTACCCGCTGACGCGCGTGGGGCTGGGCGTCGCCGTGATCGGCCTGCTGATCGCGCTCGGCCTGAACGGCGGGCAGCCGTTCCCCGGCTTCGCGCTCGTGGCCGCCATCAGCTTCCCGGCGCTGGGCCTCGTGATGCGCCGCGACCGCGTCACGGACTGGTTCGTGGCGACGGGCTTCAGTCTGGCGGGCGTGCTGTTCGTGTCGGCGCTCGGCGCGAACCGTGACAGCATGCTGGGCCTGGACCCCTTCAAGGGCGTGGGTCTGACGCTGCTCTTCCCGATCCTGCTGGTGGCCCTCAGCTTCCTGCCGCGCCAGGACATCCGCAAGACCGTGTACCAGATCTACACGGCGCCCATCAAGCTGGGCGACATCATCGTGATGGTGCTCGGCGCGGCCGCGTTCGCGCTGGTGTTCCTGCGGCGCGGCAACGCGACGGGCGTCGGCGTCTCGGACGCCGAGGCGAAAGTCCGGCAGAGCCTGCAGGACAGCATCATCCGGCCGCGCTTCAAGGAACTGGCGGGCCACCCGCTGCTGCTGCTGGGCCTGAGCGGCATCCTGCCCGGATACTTCACGCTGCTGATGCTGCTGGGCGGCGTGATCGGGCAGGCGAGCATCCTGAACACCTTCAGTCACTTCCACACGCCGCTCCTGATCAGCTTCCAGCGGGCCTTCATCGGGCTGGGCGCGGGCCTGGTGCTGGGGTACGTGGCGCTGTACGCCGTGAAGTTCGCCATGCGCCTGTGGCAGGGGCGCGGCGACTGGCTGCGGTCCGGCACGCTCAACTGA
- the csaB gene encoding polysaccharide pyruvyl transferase CsaB has translation MKITVSGYYGFHNTGDEAIALAISRELKSRGHAPLLLSREPDHTRRAYGCASAARMNPAALLGSLLGAQMLWSGGGGLLQDKTSARNLTYYLTLIRAAQLLRRRVVIFNQSIGPLSLEGGARVARVLTGGSVQVIVRDRGSLETLRHLGVQARLGGDPALLLAPTPGLTADRNTVVLAPRGDVQDANAGLKALTALLREKGRRVVVLSFHPGVDDTAAHALGADEVISTSDPARALDTIAAAGYVVGVRLHAVILAAAAGVPFAGVSYDPKVAGFCTDAGAQSVPTGFEAAQVCGLVMKNVSPDWAQVQEMQRRARDSFGWALDG, from the coding sequence ATGAAGATCACCGTCAGCGGTTACTACGGCTTCCACAACACGGGCGACGAGGCCATCGCGCTCGCCATCTCCCGCGAACTGAAGTCGCGCGGGCACGCTCCGCTGCTCCTGAGCCGCGAGCCGGACCACACACGCCGCGCGTACGGCTGCGCGAGTGCCGCCCGCATGAACCCGGCCGCACTGCTCGGCTCCCTGCTCGGCGCGCAGATGCTGTGGTCGGGCGGCGGTGGCCTGCTGCAGGACAAGACCAGCGCCCGCAACCTCACGTACTACCTGACGCTCATCCGGGCGGCGCAGCTGCTGCGGCGGCGCGTGGTGATCTTCAACCAGTCGATCGGGCCGCTCAGCCTGGAGGGCGGGGCGCGCGTGGCGCGCGTCCTGACGGGCGGCAGCGTGCAGGTGATCGTGCGGGACCGCGGGAGCCTGGAGACGCTGCGGCACCTGGGCGTGCAGGCGCGGCTGGGCGGCGATCCGGCGCTGCTGCTCGCACCGACGCCGGGCCTGACGGCCGACCGGAACACGGTGGTGCTCGCGCCGCGCGGCGACGTGCAGGACGCGAACGCGGGCCTGAAGGCGCTGACGGCCCTGCTGCGCGAGAAGGGCCGCCGCGTGGTGGTCCTCAGCTTCCATCCCGGCGTGGACGACACGGCCGCGCACGCGCTCGGGGCGGACGAGGTGATCAGCACGAGCGACCCCGCGCGCGCACTCGACACCATCGCGGCGGCCGGGTACGTGGTGGGGGTGCGCCTGCACGCCGTGATCCTGGCGGCCGCGGCGGGCGTGCCGTTCGCGGGCGTGAGTTACGACCCGAAAGTGGCGGGCTTCTGTACGGACGCGGGCGCGCAGAGCGTGCCGACGGGATTCGAGGCGGCGCAGGTGTGCGGGCTCGTCATGAAGAACGTCTCGCCCGACTGGGCGCAGGTGCAGGAGATGCAGCGGCGCGCGCGCGACAGTTTCGGCTGGGCGCTGGACGGGTGA
- a CDS encoding carbohydrate kinase family protein, translating to MSRDVPHPHPDGPLISLGDLAWDVLARPDTLLQAGGDTTGRLELSGGGSAANLAVWARRLGQPSTFVGKIGADTFGELAVAALRDEDVTPEVTVSALHRTGVILAMIDQRGQRAMLTGQGADWELLPSELPRHLIASGRHLHLTAWSLFRDPPRAAALEAARVAHAAGATLSLDPGSFQMIGQLGRGRFLRVLDSIPFDVIFPNADEARAMSDEDTPEAAMDWFRERYPDALVVLKMDERGALLEGPGCARAHVDATRDRLIDATGAGDAFGGAFLAQYLRHGNAVEAAGAAAQVGGWVVSRFGARPPADADLHARLAPYLDAAGRAGDRVAGGTV from the coding sequence ATGAGCCGAGACGTTCCCCACCCGCATCCCGACGGCCCCCTCATCTCGCTGGGCGATCTCGCCTGGGACGTGCTGGCCCGGCCGGACACGCTGCTGCAGGCGGGCGGCGACACGACCGGACGGCTGGAACTGTCGGGCGGCGGGAGTGCCGCGAACCTCGCGGTGTGGGCGCGGCGGCTGGGGCAGCCGAGCACCTTCGTGGGCAAGATCGGGGCGGACACCTTCGGTGAGCTGGCCGTCGCGGCCCTGCGGGACGAGGACGTGACGCCGGAGGTGACGGTGTCGGCCCTGCACCGGACAGGCGTGATCCTCGCGATGATCGACCAGCGCGGGCAGCGCGCCATGCTGACCGGGCAGGGCGCCGACTGGGAGCTGCTGCCGTCGGAACTGCCGCGGCACCTGATCGCGTCGGGGCGGCACCTGCACCTGACCGCGTGGAGCCTGTTCCGCGACCCGCCGCGCGCGGCGGCGCTGGAGGCCGCGCGGGTGGCGCACGCGGCGGGCGCGACGCTGTCGCTGGACCCGGGCAGCTTCCAGATGATCGGGCAGCTGGGGCGGGGGCGGTTCCTGCGGGTGCTGGACAGCATTCCGTTCGACGTGATCTTCCCGAACGCGGACGAGGCGCGCGCCATGAGTGACGAGGACACGCCCGAAGCGGCGATGGACTGGTTCCGGGAACGCTACCCGGACGCGCTGGTGGTCCTGAAGATGGATGAGCGCGGCGCGCTGCTGGAAGGGCCGGGGTGCGCGCGGGCGCACGTGGACGCGACCCGTGACCGGCTGATCGACGCGACCGGGGCGGGCGACGCGTTCGGCGGGGCGTTCCTGGCGCAGTACCTGCGGCACGGGAACGCGGTGGAGGCGGCGGGCGCGGCGGCGCAGGTGGGCGGCTGGGTGGTGTCGCGCTTCGGGGCGAGGCCGCCCGCGGACGCGGACCTGCACGCGCGCCTCGCGCCGTACCTGGACGCGGCAGGACGCGCGGGCGACCGCGTGGCCGGGGGGACGGTATGA